Proteins co-encoded in one Hyla sarda isolate aHylSar1 chromosome 4, aHylSar1.hap1, whole genome shotgun sequence genomic window:
- the LOC130367872 gene encoding uncharacterized protein LOC130367872 isoform X1 has translation MYGNVDYVPSPPEEASLKRSPSEHSSIYLQEESIYEPVRSSEKPDSENLWRLSSLGSSAEDTTLRWNQGPPLRNNAWIPSYQRHCWQKHRLMIIIFSFGLLFFLTICILGFYMSQYYAMETELKTVKEQHRYITMGSFLLYNEDHKKCAEVRSSSSSRSVFELTASVCSSVSYSQRFQWLPGGRLMSSGEGLCVGVEGRPQSLQPLKLYPCDTDKTLSWQCSNETLLGVKGEKVFFNYGNNSKYLVILYWGTGVWSRWRARTLDGKILDGGACA, from the exons ATGTACGGCAACGTGGATTATGTTCCCTCACCTCCTGAAGAAGCTTCACTGAAGAGAAGCCCGTCAG AACACAGCAGTATATATCTACAAGAAGAAAGTATATATGAGCCAGTGCGGAGCAGTGAGAAGCCAGACTCTGAGAACCTGTGGAGATTATCATCCCTTGGGAGCAGTGCGGAGGACACTACACTACGCTGGAACCAAGGCCCACCATTAAGAAACAATGCATGGATCCCTTCTTATCAAAGGCATT GTTGGCAGAAGCATCGACTCATGATCATCATTTTCAGCTTTGGCCTTCTTTTCTTCTTGACCATCTGCATCCTGGGATTTTACATGTCCCAGT ATTATGCTATGGAAACAGAATTAAAGACAGTAAAAGAGCAGCACAGATATATTACAATGG GTTCTTTTCTCCTATACAATGAGGACCATAAGAAGTGTGCGGAGGTGCGCTCGTCTTCCTCTAGCAGAAGTGTTTTTGAGCTCACTGCATCTGTTTGTTCTTCAGTTTCCTACTCTCAGCGTTTCCAATGGCTCCCAGGAGGCAGGCTCATGAGCTCAGGGGAGGGGCTATGTGTTGGGGTGGAGGGAAGGCCTCAATCTCTGCAGCCACTAAAGCTTTATCCATGTGACACAGACAAGACCTTGAGCTGGCAGTGCAGCAATGAAACTTTGTTGGGAGTTAAAGGGGAAAAGGTTTTCTTTAACTATGGGAATAATTCCAAATATTTGGTTATACTTTACTGGGGCACTGGGGTCTGGAGCCGCTGGAGAGCTCGAACCCTTGATGGGAAGATACTAGATGGAGGGgcttgtgcttaa
- the LOC130367872 gene encoding uncharacterized protein LOC130367872 isoform X2: MYGNVDYVPSPPEEASLKRSPSEHSSIYLQEESIYEPVRSSEKPDSENLWRLSSLGSSAEDTTLRWNQGPPLRNNAWIPSYQRHYYAMETELKTVKEQHRYITMGSFLLYNEDHKKCAEVRSSSSSRSVFELTASVCSSVSYSQRFQWLPGGRLMSSGEGLCVGVEGRPQSLQPLKLYPCDTDKTLSWQCSNETLLGVKGEKVFFNYGNNSKYLVILYWGTGVWSRWRARTLDGKILDGGACA, from the exons ATGTACGGCAACGTGGATTATGTTCCCTCACCTCCTGAAGAAGCTTCACTGAAGAGAAGCCCGTCAG AACACAGCAGTATATATCTACAAGAAGAAAGTATATATGAGCCAGTGCGGAGCAGTGAGAAGCCAGACTCTGAGAACCTGTGGAGATTATCATCCCTTGGGAGCAGTGCGGAGGACACTACACTACGCTGGAACCAAGGCCCACCATTAAGAAACAATGCATGGATCCCTTCTTATCAAAGGCATT ATTATGCTATGGAAACAGAATTAAAGACAGTAAAAGAGCAGCACAGATATATTACAATGG GTTCTTTTCTCCTATACAATGAGGACCATAAGAAGTGTGCGGAGGTGCGCTCGTCTTCCTCTAGCAGAAGTGTTTTTGAGCTCACTGCATCTGTTTGTTCTTCAGTTTCCTACTCTCAGCGTTTCCAATGGCTCCCAGGAGGCAGGCTCATGAGCTCAGGGGAGGGGCTATGTGTTGGGGTGGAGGGAAGGCCTCAATCTCTGCAGCCACTAAAGCTTTATCCATGTGACACAGACAAGACCTTGAGCTGGCAGTGCAGCAATGAAACTTTGTTGGGAGTTAAAGGGGAAAAGGTTTTCTTTAACTATGGGAATAATTCCAAATATTTGGTTATACTTTACTGGGGCACTGGGGTCTGGAGCCGCTGGAGAGCTCGAACCCTTGATGGGAAGATACTAGATGGAGGGgcttgtgcttaa